The DNA window tcacaACTCAAAGAAACATTTCAACACTTATGAAATAATAATCTATAATTTCTATCAAATAATAATCTATAaagacgaccagatggtctagtggttagagaacctgactacgaagcttgaggtcccgggttcgattctcgagtcggggcagatatttgtatgaaaaatacgaatgtttgttctcgggtctttaatatgtatttaagtatgtatctatatctatacttataattatatttatccgttgcttagtacccataacacaagctttgctaagcttactttgggactaggtcaattggtgtgaattgtcctgtgatatttattattatttattaatttcagccTTCGGTAGTTTTACTTTTACTATGGTATACCGGTCTGACCGtaagctgcatttccaccagagatgtgcgaggatgtgatgcaaggaatgtgttttcatgaaccaatagcttttagtacattgtgtcttaagggcggtaaacaaggaattacgaacgagagtctattagaagcccgaagtcgaagactgagggctttaatgagtcgatgttcgtaattctagtaccgcccgtgcgacatacaatgtttttcatcacatttgcgagtaaaattgtatatttgtaaaagaaaaactaatatttttttgcaaaaattgcGCCGCCCTACCGCCTGACCATAcgcgtgcgcgcgccgcgctcctgcacaccatgcagtaccacactcatttaccgatcttgggcttcatgacaagaaaattagtacgggcaatgactcatttaccgaccacggatttcatgacaagcacattaaggtcgagggttttatttggggggttgcaaccaaggtaccctgcatgttacgacactgtttacgagcaagtgtgatgaaaagataCTTAATGCGGcgatgtaaatgaagcgttgttattggttcatgaaaaacacattcctcgtaccACATCCTCttacatctctggtagaaacgtaGCCTCACATTAAATGTGTCTCAAAGGGCTGGATTTGACTGGCAACTTGGAAAAACTATTCACATTTTCAACCACTGACCTGGAATCCTTTATACTTAATAAGCTCCTTCAGCCGATCCACTATGAAGAAGTATCCTTCTTCGTCGTAGAACCCTATGTCTCCAGTCTTTAGGAAGCCCTCATCATCAAATATGGCGCGCGTGGCTGCCTCGTTGCCTGCGTACCCTTTCATCACGATGGGACCCTTGATGCAGATCTCTCCCTTCTCTTTGGGGCCCAGTTTCTGGCGCGTTTCCACGTCCACTACCTGCAAATATTTTTGACGTTAACTATAACCTTTTGAGTATTCAACACGCAAAAACTATAACATTCAAACAGGAACTACTTAGTAATTTTCTgacaaaattttcatttttaatacattggTTTTTGCTGCCTacactttttgttaactgtataCGTGCGTTACTATCCAACATGATCCAACTTTTAGGTACTCGcattataccgaatttcaagcgAAAAgtctgaaagtgggtcaaaattaacttgtaTGATTTGACCCAACGAGCAGGGCAAGTAACTTTTTAACTAAGttctaaaagttggaaaactcccgacccAGTGGCATAGCGTGGgccagacgcaaaaagaggggtgttataagtttgaccgctgtgtgtctgtatgtctgtgtgtgtctgtctgtctgtctgtggcaccgtagctcttaaacgggtggaccgatttgaatgcggtttttttcatttaaagcaggttttctagcgatggtttttagacatactcgtattttatcaaaatcgcggttcaaccgtttttgtgatattaaactttgaagtgagtcggttttccaacattttgttgctTAGGTTATAGGTAAGTCCCACGCAAAAGAGAGGTACCTACTCTTAGATCAGCCCAATGTATGTCTGCATGGTATCATATGGTAATTATGGtatcatagctcttaaacggattgACCGATTTCAATACGACTTTTTACGTGAAAGTGACTTCCTACCAGTTTTTTGGCAAAAATACGtgcagtcgtttttgagatgttgaactttgatTACCTACCTATTGCAAACTTTGGTTATTGCGaaggagttaaaaaaaaaatcgtggtaAGTTTAGTGGTTTCACTGTGCCTTTTCAAGCATAAGGTCGCTTTACTCACCTTCACTTTGATACCAGGGAGGGGGCACCCTCCGCTGCCTACTTTCTGGTTTCCGCTGTCCACCTGGTCCTTCGTCGCAGATAGAGTCGTTTCGGTCATTCCGTAGGCTTGGAAAATACCTTTGCAGTTAGGTAAACTATAATATAAGAATATTCAAAATTATCACTGATACAAAATTATCATAATTTCGTTTCGAATAGCAACACTTGACAGAATCATCACATCGCATAATTACTTTTCGTATAAATTTCTAAGCATACTGTTATTTCGTACAATGTTCTTTGGCAGAATAGTAGGTACGTTGGCATAATGTTGATTAGTGCTAATAGTCCTATGATCGAATAATTTGTATCGCATACTATTTAGTTGGCATAAAGTTTTAAATAGCAGTAGGTAATATTCGACAAAATTAAAGTCAGTGATATTGGTATTCTACTATTCATTTTCAAATTCTGCTAAATTAATGCGACATAACAGTTATGCCAAGTATACGATTCTGCTAAAATATAATATGGTTAAAAATGTTCCTGCGATAAGTCTTATGCAAAGTGTATTTCGGacaatcgatattatgcaagataaagtgAACCCACCGTTGGTATAGactctatactacgaagtgcaaaattcgaacttcgtatcttgccgtcccgcttacgttaatattatttaaaacgagagtgagagggacggtacgatacgatttTCATATTTCGTAGTATACCTAGGTAGTGCCACGAAACtgtacatgaagaactgattgcgtAAAAGGAGAACGAATAACTAGAATGAGTGATGTCAATAACCCGCTGTAGGTACATGACTTGtttttgtgtgcgtgacctcaactctagtggcactacctataaccCCCCTTGCACTGACCGTTTCATTGCCTCTCTTATAGTGTCCATGCTAAGCGGAGCTGCAGCACACCATGTCTCTGAGACGGAAGACAAATCGAATCTCTCCACTATCGGAGACTTGGCCAGCAAAACGACGATCGGAGGTACTGTCAGTAAGTTTTGCACCTGCAAACAATAGCAATGCAATCGATTGTAAGGATTTAAACTGAGAGTCTCACTCGTATCGTaactaatataaatatatcacTGTAACTGAAAACGGCGGGTCTCTATTGTTTCCCATACAATTTAAACTCCGATTTTAACAATCCATAAcgttattcatcataatttttgcaagtcatattatcttaagtcataacattaaacagtataaagttAAGTTCCAattttcgcaggtcataattattgtaagtcataaaattggttagtttaaacattcgatgtccatatagtataccattccataatattaaaggtaataaactagtttataataatagttgtGTGTTGTGTATGCTTGGAAATCTTTCTGAGTAATTATCTATATGCCTATCAATATTATGGATTTGTTTTCTTAGACCTAGACACTGTAGGCATTAAAACGATATGAGTAACAATCATTAGTACGGTTAAATATATGGCTAAAActatttctgaataattatcGTTAGATCTTGGAACGTTATAGTTAAACAATTATGACTTTTgtgattatagaatttaatattatatgccaTTATTATTAGAGCTAATAAGCATTATACTGAATGTCTGACCGTCGaaattcggaacaaaaaatgtatgggaaACAAAGGGATCCCGAAAACGGCAAAGACTTTAACAAGACCAATATTTAATAAGACCTAATATCTAAAATACCTCAAAATCAAATCCAacgtcaaaatatctgtattcaatttaggctgtaacaagcatttatgaatatcaaaaaaaatctaccaccggttcggaaaaacctcaaGCAAGAAactccggcaagaaactcaacgagctatatatttattatcataACGATTGTAACCCGAATTGAAATATTACCAAAAAGAGCCTGATCCCGATACGACTCAATTTTGAAAATGGACTACATCTCATAACTGATTCACAAAACGTCCCAGTCCCAAAATACCTTAAAAGAAGGGGCTGCTTAAGTTGGAAAGTGTAAGGTCATCCAGATACAGGACGACTTAGTGAGTTCTACGTGGAACTTTGAGAAGGCcttattgtttaccttgtattTTTGGATAGCccccaaatatttttcaaggtTGAACTCGGAGAAGTAGACCATGATGCAGCCGGCTGCTAAGGAGTTGATGGTACTCATCAGCCCGAAGCCGTGGTACCAAGGGACCACTGTCTGGATGCGTGTACCAGGTTTGGAGCGACTGCAAACAAGTCACCCTACTCTCCTTATATTCGTAATAACCTATTTATGttcaatgaagtaaaataatttctttgctcacccgcgaccttatgatagctaagtttatgcaagatatgcgtgttcatgcagttcctccatctccacactgtaagaaccctacacacaaatcacataaacccatctatcaccactaccacgcgacactgacgcgtttcaaactcaagcagagctcatcttcagagcaaaacATCCGTACACCATGCTAGAGAAAATGCAAGCTATAACGTAAGATATAACGTTACCATAGATACTTTATCACCGATAGGCCAAAGTTTGTCTATGGTAGTACCTGCACTTACTTGTATGATAATATAGCACCATATAACGAATTGAGGTTTGTGAGCATCACACCCTTCGGCAGACCCGTGGTGCCTGACGAGTACAGGATATAAGCAACATCTGTCCATCCCTTGACGTCCGCAGCCAAGAATGTATCCACATTGACATCTTTGCCCACTACACTACTCAATGGCACACTTCCCTCCGAAGCACCGTCGAAGGAGAATATCTTCTTAACAAAAGATAGTCCGCGGAAGATTGCACCGTTCTTCTTTAGAGCTGATGATGAGCCTATTATGAAGCTAGGCTTGGATATGTTGAAGACGTGGAGCATTTCATCTGTAACCGATGGAAAAAATCGGGTACTGTCTGATCGCAACGCAACTTTtgacaacctgtttcatttcgcaacttttcatttcgcaaactctaaaactgtaaatatttcagggcttatttcagggccatcatGTAGAACTCTTTGGTTcgattagttttataaaaatccggaaatatttacagtttcagacatattaaacagttgggaaatgaaaagttgcgaaatgaaacaggttgccacacgttattcgccgaaatatTACTCGTAGTAAaccatattttataccttaggctgctatttatttactcttaggggctgtttcaccatccattgattagtgttaactggcggttaggtgtgatgccgtctctatttgttttgttcgaatagacggagaccgcatcacatttaaccgtcggttaacactaatcaatggatggtgaaacagccccttaaactactaataattctcaagcaaacttagccgttatagctttccttgtaaaatcaatatgtgaactaaattgaaccttgacgcaATGTAAGCAATGTAAATCATataagttcactcagaaaaattatctattttgaggtaagtacgagttttttttaaagtagtgacgaaatacaattttaacagaCTTAGAGGCtaaagatttaggggctgtttcaccatccattgattagtgttaactgacgccactgacggttaaatgtgatgccgtctctatttgttttattggaatacacggagacggcatcacatttaaccgtcagctaacactaatcaatggatggtgaaacagccccttagataCCACAATAGATACTATACTCGCCTTTAGTATACTGCAAATTGACTGCCGTCACAGTGGCCCCGCAGCAAATGACTGCTATAGCCGTGGTGATATACTCTATCCTGCTCTCGCTGCACATGCCGACCACATCACCTCGCTTGAGGCCGATGCTTTGGAGGCCAACTGAGATGTTCACCACATCTTGGAGAAGACGTTGGAAGGTCGCCGTTTCGCTTGTTTCACCGTTTATCTgaaacgtttttagggttccgtagtcaacccaactcccctcccccgtTTACTCCCCCCTCCCCTttaggtcggcaacgcacccacagtcctaataatgctgtagtgtccatgggtggcggtgatcgcttaccatcaggtgacccgcatgctcgtttgccagctatttgataaaaaaaaaactaggaacCTGTCGGTCTGTGTCCGTagctaagctcagagacgtttctactagaaagctgtaatttggcatgaatatacatcagcagggctactacgaaactcgaaactcgaagttcgtataagtataattttttttttagctaccTCATTCGATCAACAATACAACAATTGTATTGTTTACTTGCTctctcggggtttctctgcgggatagaatcagaaataatgatatccgcagtagaactaaggttaccgacatagcccgaagaatcgcgaaactgaagtggcaatgggcgaggcacattgctcgcaggactcatggccgatggggtcaaaaggttctcgaatggcgtccgcggaccgggagacgagctgtcggtaggcctccaacaagatggagcgacgacctggttaagatcgcgggatcgcggtggatgcgaaaagcacaagaccggtctgagtggagagccttgggggaggcctatgtccagcagcggacgtctttcggctgacatgattgtttactttgctcatccgcgacctcaTGATAGCTACATTTGGGCAAgaaatgtgttcatgcagttcctccacctccacactgcaagaacacacacagtcacacaaacacaaacgaaaataaaaagtCGGGGTGACTGAGGTTAATCAGTTCAGTTAATCATCAACTAAAATGCTTACCAAAGCAGTGCCATTCTTGCTGTTCTCCCTCAACTTATCAACCAGATATTGCCCATACGAAAAATGCCCCGGAACCAGCGCCGCCTGTTCACCGATTACCACCTTATCGACTATCATTTTGTGTTCAGCAAAACTCTTTCCTGTAATGTAAACATCATCAGCCCGACCTTTATACGTCCAACTGCTAGGCCCAGACCGCTAGTCCCCAGCCATTGCCGATGGTGCCTGAGTACTTATAGGCGTCTAAACATTCCTTAATAGTCTGTGGAACGGTATGGACAACCAGCAGTTAGTCGTCTTTTAATGAGCGTTTTctcagaggcgaaatatcgctagatggcgttagtatcgcgtccgtttgacgtttgcttgcgattggctcatttagttatttttcatcacacttgctcgtaaacagtatcATAAcgtgcaggctaccttgcttgcaaccccccaaataaaaccctcgaccttaatgtgcttgtcatgaagcccgtggtcggtaaatgagtcattgcgcgtacaaattttcttgtcatgaagcccaagtcggtaaatgagtccgtgcccgtactaatactgctgcgcgcgctgctgcaggaccacacgaacacgcggctcaggcacatgctgagggagggggagggcatgcagcgctgccaagagcgcagcctaaggtatcgccaatatttggaacaattacattttttcttttagaattaaaaaaaatactcgcaaatgtgatgaaaaatgtatgacattgtatgtcgcacgggcggtactagaattacgaacatcgactcattaaagccctcagtcttcgacttcgggcttctaatagactctcgttcgtaattccttatttaccgccttaagacacaatgtactataacctatcgcaagcaaacgtcaaacggacctcacgacactaacgccatctagcgatatttcgcctctgtaaaaaccctcattgacaatgatgatgactcagaaacacacacaaaaagtttcaaaaagtTTAAAGTTCTGCCCTTGGCCTGTATGGATATCTTAAAAGCGTATCTATTTACTAAGGACCACCCAGAATACTTTAAAACACGTGGCAGATGGTTCGGAGGAGAGCTTCGCGCGCAATACAAAAATCTGTACCCCtggtgtaagttttcggttagaaaatacgtctcgaacgcgttcgcgttaaaatctcaatttgtatggaaacacgaacatcgcaaacgttccgctagaggcgcttttcgtgtttccatataaattgagattttaacgcgaacgcgatcgagacgtattttgtaaccgaaaacttacactaagggcactgttgtATCAACCCCCTTGCCACTCTGACACTGTATAAGAGGAATGCCTGTAACATGTGTATCGTGTGTGTATAGTATAATAACCTTCCTGACGAGTTGAAGGTGTTGGGTGGTAGATTATTTAAAGTAAGGCCGACTGAATGGTTATACCTACATGATCACTGCTCCTATAATGTTAAggacttttt is part of the Choristoneura fumiferana chromosome 26, NRCan_CFum_1, whole genome shotgun sequence genome and encodes:
- the LOC141442675 gene encoding luciferin 4-monooxygenase-like isoform X2 — encoded protein: MIVDKVVIGEQAALVPGHFSYGQYLVDKLRENSKNGTALINGETSETATFQRLLQDVVNISVGLQSIGLKRGDVVGMCSESRIEYITTAIAVICCGATVTAVNLQYTKDEMLHVFNISKPSFIIGSSSALKKNGAIFRGLSFVKKIFSFDGASEGSVPLSSVVGKDVNVDTFLAADVKGWTDVAYILYSSGTTGLPKGVMLTNLNSLYGAILSYNRSKPGTRIQTVVPWYHGFGLMSTINSLAAGCIMVYFSEFNLEKYLGAIQKYKVQNLLTVPPIVVLLAKSPIVERFDLSSVSETWCAAAPLSMDTIREAMKRLPNCKGIFQAYGMTETTLSATKDQVDSGNQKVGSGGCPLPGIKVKVVDVETRQKLGPKEKGEICIKGPIVMKGYAGNEAATRAIFDDEGFLKTGDIGFYDEEGYFFIVDRLKELIKYKGFQVPPAEVESVLLQHPGVAECGVVGAPDEAAGELPTAFVVAKPGAKITQQELLDFSASRLSPAKRLRGGIIFVNEIPKNGSGKILRRVLRQKLQEMHKSKL
- the LOC141442675 gene encoding luciferin 4-monooxygenase-like isoform X1, which codes for MKYLFAGIRLHKVLQVNIIRNRKSFAEHKMIVDKVVIGEQAALVPGHFSYGQYLVDKLRENSKNGTALINGETSETATFQRLLQDVVNISVGLQSIGLKRGDVVGMCSESRIEYITTAIAVICCGATVTAVNLQYTKDEMLHVFNISKPSFIIGSSSALKKNGAIFRGLSFVKKIFSFDGASEGSVPLSSVVGKDVNVDTFLAADVKGWTDVAYILYSSGTTGLPKGVMLTNLNSLYGAILSYNRSKPGTRIQTVVPWYHGFGLMSTINSLAAGCIMVYFSEFNLEKYLGAIQKYKVQNLLTVPPIVVLLAKSPIVERFDLSSVSETWCAAAPLSMDTIREAMKRLPNCKGIFQAYGMTETTLSATKDQVDSGNQKVGSGGCPLPGIKVKVVDVETRQKLGPKEKGEICIKGPIVMKGYAGNEAATRAIFDDEGFLKTGDIGFYDEEGYFFIVDRLKELIKYKGFQVPPAEVESVLLQHPGVAECGVVGAPDEAAGELPTAFVVAKPGAKITQQELLDFSASRLSPAKRLRGGIIFVNEIPKNGSGKILRRVLRQKLQEMHKSKL